A window of Nomascus leucogenys isolate Asia chromosome X, Asia_NLE_v1, whole genome shotgun sequence contains these coding sequences:
- the LOC100600934 gene encoding X antigen family member 3-like, which translates to MYSVCLHYRNILITNYLHTHPWFQEPSDEETQQEELPTESQDPTPGEEREDRGAAEIQVPDLEADLQELSQSKTGDECRDGPDDEGKILPKSEQFKMPKGGDRSPQV; encoded by the exons ATGTATTCTGTATGTTTACATTATCGAAATATATTGATAACAAATTAtctgcacacacacccctggtTCCAGGAGCCCAGTGATGAGGAAACTCAGCAAGAGGAACTACCAACTGAAAGTCAGGATCCTACACCTGGTGAGGAGAGAGAAGATCGGGGTGCAGCTGAGATTCAAg taccTGACCTGGAAGCTGATCTCCAGGAGCTGTCTCAGTCAAAGACTGGGGATGAATGCAGAGATGGTCCCGATGACGAGGGGAAGATTCTGCCAAAATCAGAGCAATTTAAAATGCCAAAAGGAG GTGACAGGTCACCACAGGTTTAA